A DNA window from Arachis hypogaea cultivar Tifrunner chromosome 18, arahy.Tifrunner.gnm2.J5K5, whole genome shotgun sequence contains the following coding sequences:
- the LOC112771535 gene encoding pentatricopeptide repeat-containing protein At4g13650, translating into MKKLFLLGTWKCNCWKQRFRLFTTLLKDLDTPCLRHVIATNISISRRVKSGGPELARHLFDDMPLRTVSTWNTMISGYSQWGCYIEALALASLMHHSCVKLDEVSFSSVLSACSRYGSLVHGKQVHSLLLRSGYERFGLVGSALLYFYIQCCGIGEAKVVFEELHGGNDVLWSLMLAGYVQRDNMGEALDMFEKMPNRDVVAWTMLISGYAKREDGHERALDLFWCMRSSGVLPNEVTLCSIVRVCTRLRALWQGKVVHGHCIKEGFAFDNAIGGGLIEFYCDCEAIGDAKRVHESMRGETYLNVTNLLIGCLISAGKIEEAEMIFYRLRETNHVSYNLMIKGYAMIGHFEKSKKLFNQMSLKDLTSLNTMISVYSKNGELDEAVKLFDKTKDEKNPVTWNSMMSGCIQNGQYMKALKLYVKMRRLSVDYSRSTFSVLFRACSSLGSFQQGRLLHGHLTKTPFQANVYVGTALIDFYSKCGRLADAQRSFFSIFSPNVAAWTALINGYAYHGLGSEAILLFHSMLVQGVVPNAATFVGILSACSHAGLVDEGLKIFHSMEELYKVTPSIEHYTCVVDLLGRSGHVREAKEFIRKMPNLGSFTTCMLVLE; encoded by the coding sequence ATGAAGAAGTTGTTCCTCCTTGGCACCTGGAAGTGCAACTGCTGGAAGCAAAGGTTTCGACTTTTCACCACCCTTTTGAAAGATTTGGATACTCCTTGTCTTCGTCACGTGATTGCCACCAACATTTCCATTAGCAGGAGAGTTAAATCCGGCGGACCTGAATTAGCACGCCACCTGTTCGATGATATGCCGCTTCGAACTGTTTCCACTTGGAATACTATGATTTCCGGATATTCGCAATGGGGATGCTACATTGAAGCTCTGGCCCTTGCTTCCCTCATGCACCACTCTTGCGTTAAGCTTGACGAGGTCTCTTTCTCTTCGGTGTTGAGCGCATGCTCACGTTATGGGTCACTTGTTCATGGGAAGCAAGTTCATTCATTACTTTTGAGGTCTGGATACGAGAGATTTGGCCTTGTGGGGAGTGCTTTGTTGTATTTTTACATTCAGTGTTGTGGAATTGGAGAAGCTAAGGTAGTTTTTGAGGAGCTTCATGGCGGGAATGATGTGTTATGGAGCTTGATGCTTGCGGGTTATGTGCAGCGTGACAATATGGGTGAGGCTCTAGACATGTTTGAAAAGATGCCTAATCGTGATGTTGTGGCTTGGACCATGTTGATCTCTGGATATGCGAAGAGGGAAGATGGGCATGAGAGGGCTTTGGATTTGTTTTGGTGTATGAGGAGTTCTGGAGTGTTGCCTAATGAGGTCACGTTGTGCTCTATTGTGAGAGTTTGCACTAGACTGAGAGCTCTATGGCAGGGAAAGGTTGTTCATGGGCATTGCATCAAGGAAGGGTTTGCTTTTGATAATGCGATTGGTGGCGGGTTGATTGAATTTTATTGTGATTGTGAAGCCATAGGTGATGCCAAGAGAGTTCATGAGAGCATGAGAGGAGAAACTTATTTGAATGTGACTAACTTGTTGATTGGTTGCCTTATCTCCGCGGGAAAAATTGAAGAAGCTGAGATGATATTTTACAGGTTGAGAGAGACGAATCACGTATCATATAATTTGATGATTAAAGGTTATGCTATGATTGGTCATTTTGAGAAGTCAAAGAAATTATTCAATCAAATGAGTCTCAAGGATTTAACTTCCTTAAATACCATGATATCTGTATACTCCAAAAACGGTGAACTTGATGAAGCTGTGAAACTTTTTGATAAAACTAAAGATGAGAAAAATCCTGTGACATGGAATTCGATGATGTCTGGTTGTATTCAAAATGGCCAGTACATGAAGGCATTAAAATTATACGTGAAGATGCGTAGGTTGTCAGTTGATTATAGTAGATCGACGTTCTCTGTTTTATTTCGTGCATGTTCATCTCTAGGTTCTTTTCAGCAAGGACGGTTGCTTCATGGCCACTTAACCAAGACACCGTTCCAAGCAAATGTTTATGTTGGGACTGCCCTTATAGACTTCTACTCCAAATGTGGTCGCTTGGCTGATGCTCAAAGGTCATTCTTCAGCATTTTTTCACCCAATGTAGCAGCATGGACAGCTCTTATCAATGGGTATGCATATCATGGACTAGGATCCGAGGCAATTTTACTCTTCCACTCGATGTTAGTTCAAGGAGTTGTGCCAAATGCTGCTACTTTTGTTGGCATTCTTTCTGCCTGCTCCCATGCCGGTCTAGTTGATGAAGGTTTGAAAATCTTTCACTCGATGGAGGAACTTTACAAAGTAACCCCAAGCATAGAACATTACACATGTGTGGTGGATCTTCTTGGTCGATCAGGCCATGTAAGAGAAGCTAAAGAGTTTATTAGAAAGATGCCTAATTTGGGGAGCTTTACTACATGCATGTTGGTTCTGGAATGA